From the Neobacillus sp. PS3-34 genome, the window TCAGAATTTTCTGAGTGAACCGAAATTTTAGAGCGGTCTCCAGCTTCACGGGCAACTGATTTGATTTCTACTGTTCCGTCGTAAATCTCTGGAACTTCTATTTCAAATAATCGCTTCAACAGGCCTGGGTGTGTACGTGATACAAAAATTTGCGGCCTTTTGGTTGTTTTCTCAACCTTTGTGATGAATACTTTAATGCGGTCATGAGGCTTATAGCGCTCATTTGGCATTTGCTCATTTAGCGGCAGAAGCGCTTCAATTTTCCCAAGGCTGACATAAATGAATTTCGAATCAAGCCTTTGGACGATACCAGTCATAATATCTTCTTCACGGTCAATGAATTCAGAATAAATGATACCTCTTTCCGCTTCTCTCACTCGCTGTGTTACAACCTGTTTAGCCGTTTGGGCTGCAATCCGCCCAAAATCCTTTGGTGTTACTTCCATTTCAACCACATCTTCAACCTGGTAATTTGGATTTACACGCTGAGCATCTTCGATTGAAATTTCAAGACGTGGATCAAATACTTGATCGACAACGTCCTTTCTGGCAAAGACTCTCATTAGTCCATTTTGCAGATTCAAGTCAATTCTAACATTTTGTGCCTGATTGAAGTTACGGCGGTATGCGGATATAAGTGCTGCTTCGATAGCTTCAATCAAGACATCTCTGGAAATGCCTTTTTCTTTTTCCAGTAATGTAAGAGCATCTAATAATTCACTGCTCATGAGATTGTATCCCCCTTTTAACCTCTAATTCCATTTTAGATCAGCCGAATGTAACGGCAAGACGAGCACTGGCAACTTTTTCATATGGAATTTCCATCATTTTTTTGCGAGTTTTTATTTGCAGCTCGAGTTTGACTGTCTGACCATCAAATTCCATCAGCATGCCTTCAAAGTTTTTCTCACCGTCAATCGGTTCATAGGTCTTGATATGGACTTTTTTCCCGATTGCTCTTTCAAAATCTTTCTCTTTCTTAATAGGCAGTTCTGCCCCTGGAGAAGAAACTTCAAGAAAATAGTTATGTGGAATAGGATCAAGCTCATCAAGTTTTTCACTTAATTTCTCGCTGACGGTTCCGCAATCTTCGATATCAACACCATTTTCCTTATCGACATAGACGCGAAGGAACCAGTTTTTCCCTTCCTTTACATATTCCAATTCTACCAGCTCTAAGCCAAGGTCATCGACAATCGGCAAAACAAGTTCTTCAACCACTTCCGTTACTTTACTCATATTTAACCTCCTTTTCTAATACTTCTTATCCATATTTTACGTATTTAACGGGAAGTTTCAATTCTTGCCTTTTATGGCTTTTGATATTAAAAAAAAGGCGCACACAATACGAAAGAGTGGGTTTCCCCACTCTTGAACACGAGAGTATTTCTTAGTATTTCCAATAAAACTATACCATAACCATTTACTATATGCAAATGAATTAGCCCTGCAAAACGCGTAATGACGCCTTTAAACGGCATTTAAAATAATGACAGCTGGTTTTGTTCTGGCAGTGCATCAAGACATCCCTGCTTGTCGAGATACTCTAAAATTGTCTTAGAAACTTTACCTCGCTGCTGCAGATCTTCCTTCGATAAAAACTCACCATCACCGCGCGCTTTGACAATGTTAACGGCGGCATTCGTGCCGAGACCCGGAATCGAATTAAATGGAGGAATCAGTGTATTGTCCTCGATAATGAATTCTGATGCTGATGACTTATATAGATCTATTTTCTGAAAAGCAAATCCGCGTTCTGTCATTTCCAATGCGAGTTCCAGCACGGTCAGGAGGTTTTTCTCTTTCGGAGCTGCATCAAGGCCTTTTGCATTGATTTCCTCTACCTTGGACCGGATTGATTCTGAACCCCTTGCCATCGCTTCGATGTCAAAGTCTTCCGCACGGACCGTAAAGTATGCTGCGTAATATAAAAGCGGATGGTGCACTTTAAAATAAGCAATCCGGACAGCCATTAAAACATAGGCAGCGGCATGCGCTTTCGGGAACATGTATTTAATTTTTTTACAAGAATCAATATACCATTCCGGTACTTCGTTTTTGCGCATCTCAGCTTCCATATCTTCTGAAAGGCCTTTACCTTTACGTACTGACTCCATAATTTTAAATGCAAAGGCTGGATCCAGTCCCTGGTAAATCAAATACACCATGATATCATCACGACAGCCGATTACTTCGCTCAGATTACATATTTTGTTATGGATTAATTCCTGGGCGTTGCCAAGCCAAACATCCGTCCCATGTGATAGCCCTGAGATTTGAACTAGTTCAGAGAAAGTCGTAGGCTTCGTATCTTCAAGCATCTGCCTTACAAATCTCGTACCAAATTCCGGAATGCCTAGTGTACCTGTTTTACACATAATTTGCTTTTCTGTTACACCCAGTGATTCTGTACCGCTAAAAATCTTCATGACTTCAGGGTCATCTGTCGGAATCGTTTTAGGGTCAATTCCACTTAAATCCTGAAGCATACGGATAACTGTCGGATCATCGTGTCCAAGGATATCCAATTTCAGTAAATTATCATGAATTGAATGGAAGTCAAAATGAGTTGTCTTCCATTCAGATGTGCTGGCATCAGCTGGAAATTGGATTGGCGAAAAGTCATAAATATCCATATAATCCGGAACAACGATTATCCCGCCTGGATGCTGGCCCGTCGTCCGTTTTACCCCTGTACATCCTGATGCCAGTCTATCAATCTCAGCACCGCGTAAAGTTAGGTTATTATCCTGCTGGTACGCTTTTACGTAACCAAAAGCCGTTTTATCGGCAACCGTTCCGATTGTTCCCGCACGATATACATTATCCTCACCGAAAAGCACCTTGGTATAATTGTGTGCCCGTGGCTGATATTCACCAGAGAAGTTCAAGTCAATATCGGGAACCTTATCCCCTTTGAAGCCAAGGA encodes:
- the nusA gene encoding transcription termination factor NusA, whose amino-acid sequence is MSSELLDALTLLEKEKGISRDVLIEAIEAALISAYRRNFNQAQNVRIDLNLQNGLMRVFARKDVVDQVFDPRLEISIEDAQRVNPNYQVEDVVEMEVTPKDFGRIAAQTAKQVVTQRVREAERGIIYSEFIDREEDIMTGIVQRLDSKFIYVSLGKIEALLPLNEQMPNERYKPHDRIKVFITKVEKTTKRPQIFVSRTHPGLLKRLFEIEVPEIYDGTVEIKSVAREAGDRSKISVHSENSEVDPVGSCVGPKGTRVQAVVNELKGEKIDIVKWSDDPVIFVANSLSPSKVLDVMVNEADKATTVVVPDYQLSLAIGKRGQNARLAAKLTGWKIDIKSETDAREMGIYPREESFRLFEDDVVSEDDDYNEDLDLDLE
- the rimP gene encoding ribosome maturation factor RimP, with protein sequence MSKVTEVVEELVLPIVDDLGLELVELEYVKEGKNWFLRVYVDKENGVDIEDCGTVSEKLSEKLDELDPIPHNYFLEVSSPGAELPIKKEKDFERAIGKKVHIKTYEPIDGEKNFEGMLMEFDGQTVKLELQIKTRKKMMEIPYEKVASARLAVTFG